In a single window of the Rhopalosiphum padi isolate XX-2018 chromosome 1, ASM2088224v1, whole genome shotgun sequence genome:
- the LOC132918364 gene encoding LOW QUALITY PROTEIN: DNA topoisomerase 2 (The sequence of the model RefSeq protein was modified relative to this genomic sequence to represent the inferred CDS: deleted 1 base in 1 codon), translating to MASVENGTPPAASKSKKTAVEEIYQKKSQLEHILLRPDTYIGSVEPVTESMWVYDSEEDSMVQREITYVPGLYKIFDEILVNAADNKQRDPTMDTIKVDINKDENIISVWNNGKGIPVVEHKDEKMYVPTMIFGHLLTSSNYNDEEAKVTGGRNGFGAKLCNIFSNKFTVETASREYRKAFKQTWADNMAKSSDPSIKEVKTNDYTKVSFSPDLAKFRMTCLDKDIVDLMSRRAYDVAASSRGVKVYLNGKLLPVKTFQDYVNLYIKGKEDEIGNPLKLVYENAGQRWEVAVTMSDTGFKQVSFVNSIATTKGGRHVDYITDMIVKQLVDIVKKRNKGGMDLKNHQVKNHLWVFVNCLIVNPTFDSQTKEHMTLQVKNFGSKCTLSEKFVTGVSKCGIVEAVLSWAKFKAQTQLQKQSGKKQSKLKGVPKLEDANDAGTRNSIDCTLILTEGDSAKSLAVSGLGVVGRDKYGVFPLRGKLLNVREASHKQIMDNAEISNIVKIVGLQYKKKYETMEDLKSLRYGRLMIMTDQDQDGSHIKGLIINFIHHNWPSLLKLPFLEEFITPIVKATKGKEEVSFYSLPEFEEWKDATRNWNKYKIKYYKGLGTSTSKEAKEYFQNMKRHRILFKYEDPTDGEHIEMAFSKKMVDSRKEWLTNWMVESKRRKEAGLSEEYLYEKNTRAVTYKDFINKELVLFSNMDNERSIASVVDGLKPGSRKVLFTCIKRNDKREIKVAQLAGSVAEHSAYHHGEVSLMSTIVNLAQNYVGSNNINLLQPIGQFGTRLQGGKDAASPRYIFTMLSPLARLIFHPHDDPLLHYLRDDNQKIEPVWYMPIIPMVLVNGAEGIGTGWMTKIPNHNPREVIDNLKRMLRGEDPLPMKPWYKNFAGHIEKLSEQKFISSGEVGIIGHNKVEITELPVGVWTQNYKESVLEPMLTDTEKSPAVITDYKEYNTDTTIKFVVTMNPEKLQKAENEGIHKFFKLHASIGLTSMCAFDKDCVLKKYEATQQILREFYAVRLDFYGKRKSYLEGMLGAEAAKLTNQARFIVEKCDGDLRIENRKKSEMVKELVRRGYNSDPVKAWKLIQDRESVLLDEAQRLAEETEEDESAPSTSAASKDDDNLDYDYLLGMSFWHLTLEKKNELLRKKDEKCTELDILKKKSPADLWTEDLDALLSKLDEVEEKERLDELGEESGKSKAAKGGKLALGKKKTLMAADSLPSPAARRVIPKIDAEMLKKEEKLLAAKENKGKRAEKKKKGEGEEGGEDEVKEKKAPKKKADGLKQTKLKFSSKIFDDDDDAGHLSDSPPPPPRTVLKRQSAANISFKLDSGDDEDDPGDKSDQSFKTSPIRDAFSDGASSDDEFVPTKKKESPKKTAKKAPAKKNNGTANTKGATDDGSLAKKPPAKRAPAKKAPAKKNTVTNVSDDDGDSPVPKPVRKPRAAASKPKRKYNSSSDSDDVFKSPSTSSKPQKSFDDLFGENTKKHALSDDDDSFKMSESSDDDFIPKSGTKKKTSSRKPPAKKVKAKSPFDSNSE from the exons ATGGCGTCTGTAGAAAATGGAACGCCTCCTGCGGCTTCCAAGTCAAAGAAGACCGCAGTTGAAGAAATCTATCAGAAGAAATCACAACTTGAACATATATTACTTAGACCCGATACATATATTG GGTCTGTTGAACCTGTTACAGAGTCTATGTGGGTCTATGATAGTGAAGAAGATTCTATGGTTCAAAGGGAAATTACATATGTACCTGGTCTTTACAaaatttttgatgaaattttGGTGAATGCTGCTGATAATAAACAAAGAGATCCCACTATGGATACGATTAAAGTTGATATTAACAA aGATGAAAATATCATATCAGTTTGGAACAATGGTAAAGGTATTCCTGTTGTTGAACACAAGgatgaaaaaatgtatgtcCCCACAATGATTTTTGGACATCTATTAACTAGTTCTAATTATAATGACGAGGAAGCGAAAGTTACTGGAGGTAGAAATGGATTTGGTGCTAAGCTCTGTAATATATTCAGTAACAAATTTACTGTTGAGACAGCTAGCCGAGAATATCGCAAAGCATTTaaacaa acTTGGGCAGATAATATGGCTAAATCTTCAGATCCATCCATAAAAGAAGTGAAAACAAATGATTATACAAAAGTGTCTTTTAGTCCAGATTTAGCAAAATTCCGTATGACATGTCTCGATAAAGATATTGTTGACCTAATGTCTCGACGTGCTTATGATGTTGCAGCATCATCTCGTGgtgtaaaagtatatttaaatggcAAGCTTCTTCCT GTTAAAACCTTTCAAGATTACGTAAATTTGTATATCAAAGGAAAAGAAGATGAAATAGGAAATCCTTTAAAACTAGTTTATGAAAATGCTGGACAACGTTGGGAAGTTGCAGTTACTATGTCAGATACTGGTTTTAAACAAGTGTCATTTGTCAATAGTATTGCTACAACCAAA ggtGGTAGACATGTAGATTATATTACTGATATGATTGTTAAACAACTAGTGGACATAGTAAAAAAACGTAATAAAGGTGGTATGGATTTAAAGAATCATCAAGTTAAAAATCATTTGTGGGTATTTGTCAATTGTCTTATTGTTAATCCTACATTTGATTCTCAAACCAAAGAGCATATGACTTTGCAAGTGAAGAATTTTGGTTCAAAATGCACATTAAGTGAAAAGTTTGTTACTGGT gTATCCAAATGTGGCATTGTTGAAGCAGTATTGAGTTGGGCCAAATTTAAAGCTCAAACTCAGTTACAGAAACAAAGTGGTAAAAAACAAAGTAAACTCAAAGGAGTGCCTAAACTTGAAGATGCTAATGATGCTGGCACTAGAAATTCAATAGactgtacattaatattaacagAGGGAGATTCAGCTAAATCATTAGCAGTTTCTGGTTTAGGTGTCGTTGGTCGTGATAAATATGGAGTTTTCCCACTTAGAGGTAAATTGTTAAACGTCCGTGAAGCATCTCATAAACAA attatggACAATGCAGAAATAAGCaacattgttaaaattgttggattacaatacaaaaaaaaatatgaaacaatggAAGATTTAAAGTCGTTGAGATATGGAAGATTAATGATAATGACTGATCAAGATCAG gaCGGGTCTCATATTAAAGGATTGataattaactttattcatCATAATTGgccatcattattaaaattaccatttttaGAAGAGTTTATTACACCTATTGTAAAAGCCACTAAAGGCAAAGAAGAAGTATCATTTTATTCATTACCTGAATTTGAAGAGTGGAAAGATGCTACAAGAAACTGGAATAAATACAAGATTAAGTACTACAAAGGTTTGGGTACCTCAACATCAAAAGAGGCtaaagaatattttcaaaatatgaaacggcatagaatattgtttaaatacgaGGATCCTACTGATGGCGAACATATTGAAAtg gcatttagtaaaaaaatggtTGATTCACGTAAAGAATGGTTAACCAATTGGATGGTTGAAAGTAAAAGACGCAAAGAAGCAGGGTTATCTGAAGAATATTTATACGAAAAGAACACCAGGGCTGTTActtataaagattttataaataaagaattagTTTTATTCAGCAACATGGATAATGAACGATCTATAGCATCAGTTGTTGATGGACTAAAACCTGGATCTAGAAaa gTCTTGTTTACTTGTATTAAAAGAAATGATAAACGTGAAATAAAAGTTGCTCAATTAGCTGGTTCTGTAGCTGAGCATTCCGCATATCATCATGGTGAAGTATCTTTGATGTCAACAATTGTAAATTTAGCGCAAAATTATGTTGGAAGTAACAACATAAATCTGTTACAACCCATTGGTCAGTTTGGTACTAGACTTCAAGGTGGCAAAGATGCAGCTAGTCCTAGATATATTTTCACAATGCTcag tcCCTTGGCTCGACTGATCTTTCATCCTCATGATGATCCATTGTTACATTATCTTCGAGATGACAACCAAAAAATAGAACCTGTGTGGTACATGCCAATTATTCCTATGGTTTTGGTTAATGGTGCAGAAGGTATTGGAACAGGATGGATGACCAAAATACCCAATCATAATCCAAGAGAAGTTATTGATAACCTTAAACGAATGTTAAGGGGCGAAGATCCATTACCAAtg AAACCTTGGTACAAAAACTTTGCTGGCCATATTGAAAAACTTTCTGAGCAAAAATTTATCAGTAGCGGTGAAGTGGGTATAATTGGACATAATAAAGTAGAAATTACAGAACTTCCTGTTGGAGTTTGGACTCAAAATTATAAGGAGAGTGTGTTGGAACCTATGCTAACTGATACTGAAAAATCTCCAGCTGTTATAAC tgattataaagaatacaaTACCGATACTACAATCAAATTTGTTGTAACCATGAATCCAGAAAAACTTCAAAAAGCAGAAAATGAGGGTATTCACAAGTTTTTCAAGTTACATGCATCAATTGGTTTAACTTCtatg tGTGCATTTGATAAAGATTgtgtcttaaaaaaatatgaagctACTCAGCAAATATTACGTGAATTTTATGCTGTTCGATTAGATTTTTATGGTAAACGTAAATCTTATTTGGAGGGTATGTTGGGTGCTGAAGCTGCTAAATTAACAAACCAAGCTAG atttattgttgaaaaatgtgATGGAGATTTACGAATTGAGAATCGTAAGAAATCAGAAATGGTTAAAGAATTGGTAAGGCGAGGTTATAACAGTGACCCTGTCAAGGCTTGGAAATTAATTCAAGATAGAGAATCAgtattg TTAGATGAAGCTCAAAGACTTGCAGAAGAAACAGAAGAAGATGAATCAGCTCCATCAACTAGTGCCGCATCTAAAGATGATGACAATTTAGACTATGATTATTTGCTTGGCATGTCCTTCTGGCATTTAACATTGGAGAAAAAGAATGAACTATTAAGAAAGAAAGATGAAAAATGTACggaattagatattttaaagaaaaagtcGCCTGCTGATTTATGGACTGAAGATTTAGATGCATTATTGTCAAAA ttgGATGAAGTTGAAGAAAAAGAAAGACTTGATGAATTAGGTGAAGAATCTGGAAAATCAAAAGCTGCTAAAGGTGGTAAATTAGcacttggt aaaaaaaaaacacttatggCTGCTGATTCCTTGCCATCACCTGCTGCAAGACGTGTCATTCCTAAAATCGATGctgaaatgttaaaaaaagaagaaaaattattagCCGCTAAAGAAAATAAAGGAAAACGTGCTGAGAAAAAG AAAAAAGGCGAAGGTGAAGAAGGAGGTGAAGACGAAGTAAAAGAAAAGAAAGCTCCTAAAAAGAAAGCAGATGGTTTGAAACAGACCAAATTGAAGTTTAGTAGTAAGATTTttgacgacgatgatgatgctGGCCACTTGTCTGATTCTCCTCCGCCACCTCCTAGAACTGTTTTAAAACGACAAtctg CTGCCAACATATCATTTAAACTTGATAGTGGTGATGATGAAGACGATCCTGGAGATAAATCTGACCAAAGTTTTAAAACTTCACCAATACGTGATGCATTTTCTGATgg gGCTTCATCAGATGATGAGTTTGTACCGACAAAGAAAAAAGAATCTCCTAAGAAAACTGCCAAAAAAGCGCCTGCTAAAAAGAATAATGGTACAGCTAACACCAAAGGAGCAACCGATGATGGATCTTTAGCCAAAAAACCTCCTGCAAAAAGAGCCCCAGCTAAAAAAGCACCAGCTAAAAAGAATACTGTGACCAATGTTAGTGATGATGATGGTGATTCACCTGTACCAAAACCTGTTAGGAAACCAAGAGCAGCTGCTTCTAAACCAAAACGTAAATACAACAGCTCTTCAGATTCAGATGATGTATTCAAATCTCCATCTACTAGTA gtaaacCTCAAAAATCTTTCGACGATCTATTTGGAGAAAACACAAAGAAGCATGCTTTGTCCGATGACGAcgatagttttaaaatgtctgAATCATCAGATGACGATTTTATTCCAAAATCAG